In the genome of Longimicrobiales bacterium, one region contains:
- a CDS encoding sigma-54 dependent transcriptional regulator, which produces MNATEMLSLTDDVKKSIRVLIVDDEHTLRESCASVLGVEGFDISVCGKGMDALVMLKRRPFDIVLLDLHMTQVSGMQLLETCLETHPDTIAIIMTGNPSVESSIAALRAGAWDYLPKPFAASHLQILIGRAAHAVLVGRESKALESTLEKKHGHSEKVTLLGNSVAFQRVVALARKVAATDASVFISGESGTGKEQIAQFIHHHSRRSSRQLVAVNCAALPEALLETEMFGHVQGAFTGAVKDKAGLLEVANGGTLFLDEITEMPAPLQAKLLRVIQDGVVRRLGSTTTDAVVNVRFIAATNRNLRSGGSDDVMRQDLYYRLCVVPIHIPPLRERPSDIPVLAQHFLTRYWAQHRENGAPEPTFTSGAIESLQARAWAGNVRELQNVIEHSVVLLEPGAQVGVEDLPDMSGGGPAPAARSAGIIDMDDMGEESYHGVREKVLMHFELGYLTWLVGRAGGNMSKAARIAGVDRTTLYRLMEKHGLQRDTIITSK; this is translated from the coding sequence GTGAACGCAACAGAGATGCTGTCGCTGACGGACGATGTCAAGAAATCGATCCGTGTCCTGATCGTCGACGACGAGCACACGCTGCGCGAGAGCTGCGCGAGCGTGCTCGGCGTGGAGGGGTTCGACATCAGTGTCTGCGGCAAGGGCATGGACGCGCTGGTCATGCTGAAGCGTCGCCCTTTCGACATCGTGCTGCTGGACCTGCACATGACGCAGGTTTCCGGGATGCAGCTGCTGGAGACCTGTCTCGAGACGCATCCGGACACGATCGCGATCATCATGACGGGGAATCCGAGCGTCGAGTCGAGCATTGCGGCTCTGCGGGCCGGAGCCTGGGACTACCTGCCGAAGCCGTTCGCGGCCAGTCACCTTCAGATCCTGATCGGTCGTGCCGCGCACGCGGTGCTGGTGGGTCGGGAGTCGAAGGCTCTGGAGAGCACGCTCGAGAAGAAACACGGGCACAGCGAGAAGGTCACGCTGCTGGGCAACTCGGTGGCGTTTCAGCGGGTCGTCGCGCTGGCGCGGAAGGTCGCGGCGACGGACGCATCGGTCTTCATCTCGGGCGAGAGCGGGACCGGCAAGGAGCAGATCGCGCAGTTCATCCATCATCACAGCCGGCGCAGCAGCCGGCAGCTGGTGGCGGTCAACTGCGCAGCGCTGCCCGAGGCGCTGCTGGAAACGGAGATGTTCGGTCACGTGCAGGGCGCGTTTACCGGCGCCGTGAAGGACAAGGCGGGCCTGCTCGAGGTGGCCAACGGCGGGACGCTGTTCCTGGACGAGATCACGGAGATGCCGGCGCCGCTGCAGGCGAAACTCCTGCGCGTCATCCAGGACGGCGTCGTCCGACGTCTCGGCAGCACGACGACGGACGCGGTCGTGAATGTGCGTTTCATCGCGGCCACGAACCGCAACCTGCGAAGCGGCGGCAGCGACGATGTGATGCGGCAGGACCTCTACTACCGGCTGTGCGTCGTGCCCATTCATATTCCGCCCCTGCGGGAGCGGCCGTCCGACATACCCGTTCTGGCACAGCACTTCCTCACTCGCTACTGGGCGCAGCACCGTGAGAACGGGGCGCCGGAGCCCACGTTTACCAGCGGCGCGATCGAGTCGTTGCAGGCCCGGGCTTGGGCGGGCAACGTGCGTGAGCTGCAGAACGTGATCGAGCACTCCGTGGTCCTGCTGGAGCCCGGGGCGCAGGTCGGTGTCGAGGATCTGCCCGACATGAGTGGGGGCGGTCCGGCGCCCGCGGCGCGGTCGGCGGGCATCATCGACATGGACGACATGGGCGAAGAGAGCTATCATGGAGTGAGAGAAAAGGTCCTCATGCACTTCGAGCTCGGGTATCTGACCTGGCTCGTCGGTCGGGCCGGTGGGAACATGTCCAAGGCCGCACGCATAGCAGGTGTGGACCGGACGACGCTCTACCGGCTCATGGAGAAGCATGGACTCCAGCGCGACACGATCATCACGAGCAAGTAA
- a CDS encoding HAMP domain-containing sensor histidine kinase encodes MGLLAGPHLREAASRLMAAPPVELEMLGDADLARHLVWILQPSRIIPAADDDEHGATLVLRRRIVDLLRADILKSWADDPPSSTEMLETLERLEAARAACQPVLEQSFAAELADRGGLGLVVEVAHDMRSPLTSILFLSEILHRGQSGTLNDVQKRQVGIIYSAALGLVGMASDMIEVARGGKHLANATPQSFSVNEILSSVRDLVTPTAEEKGLTLRIERLSSAQRLGHPIALSRVLLNLTTNALKFTNEGAVEVSAASVEGTLVEFSVRDSGPGIAPDALETLYQPFRRVPNRQTGYAFSGTGLGLAICRRLVSAMGAELELESSEGWGTRFSFRLDLPPAPTL; translated from the coding sequence GTGGGACTGCTGGCAGGGCCGCATCTTCGCGAAGCGGCGTCGCGCCTGATGGCGGCTCCGCCCGTCGAGCTCGAGATGCTCGGCGACGCGGACCTCGCCCGTCATCTCGTCTGGATACTACAGCCCTCACGCATCATCCCGGCAGCCGATGATGACGAGCACGGCGCCACGCTCGTGCTCCGTCGCCGCATCGTGGACCTGCTGCGCGCCGACATCCTGAAGTCGTGGGCGGACGACCCGCCGTCCTCCACCGAAATGCTCGAGACGCTTGAGCGCCTCGAAGCGGCACGAGCGGCGTGTCAGCCCGTGCTCGAGCAGTCGTTCGCCGCGGAACTGGCCGACCGCGGCGGACTGGGACTGGTCGTCGAGGTCGCGCACGACATGCGCTCGCCGCTCACCTCGATCCTGTTCCTGTCCGAAATCCTGCATCGCGGCCAGAGCGGCACCCTGAACGATGTCCAGAAGCGGCAGGTGGGCATCATCTACAGCGCGGCGCTGGGGCTGGTCGGGATGGCGAGCGACATGATCGAGGTCGCCCGCGGCGGCAAGCACCTCGCCAACGCTACGCCCCAGTCGTTCTCCGTGAACGAAATACTCTCCTCCGTCCGCGACCTGGTCACGCCCACGGCAGAGGAGAAGGGGCTGACGCTGCGCATTGAGCGGCTCTCGTCCGCTCAGCGCCTGGGCCACCCGATCGCCCTGAGCCGGGTTCTGCTCAACCTCACGACCAACGCGCTGAAGTTCACGAACGAAGGCGCCGTCGAAGTCTCGGCCGCCTCCGTCGAGGGCACCCTGGTCGAGTTCTCGGTCCGCGACTCCGGCCCGGGCATTGCCCCGGACGCCCTCGAGACTCTCTACCAACCGTTCCGCCGCGTCCCCAACCGGCAGACCGGCTACGCCTTCTCCGGCACCGGTCTCGGCCTCGCAATCTGCCGTCGCCTCGTCTCCGCCATGGGTGCTGAGCTGGAGCTGGAGTCGAGCGAGGGATGGGGCACCCGCTTCTCCTTCCGGCTCGACCTGCCACCGGCACCGACACTGTAG
- a CDS encoding sugar transferase, with the protein MASTAERMYRPVSELVASDHAWGNRSELVLVRDVAETSRAVQARRLLNIIVAAVSLVLLIPLMMLIAVTIKLTSKGPVFFKQTRVGVDRRHGSGGNWRRKVDYGGRLFTIYKFRTMTDGNSSAEVWAMPGDDRVTKVGRFLRTYRLDELPQLINVLKGDMNIVGPRPEQPRIFLELRDVVDRYHERQRVLPGITGWAQINQPYDRNIDDVRQKIRYDLEYARNVSAVRDLKIMLKTVPVVLLGKGGW; encoded by the coding sequence ATGGCGAGTACGGCGGAGAGGATGTACCGTCCCGTGTCGGAACTGGTTGCCTCGGATCATGCCTGGGGTAATCGGAGCGAGCTGGTGCTGGTGCGCGATGTCGCAGAGACGAGCCGCGCCGTCCAGGCGCGGCGGCTGCTCAACATCATCGTCGCTGCGGTATCCCTGGTGCTGCTGATCCCGCTCATGATGCTGATCGCGGTCACCATCAAGCTCACGTCGAAGGGCCCCGTTTTCTTCAAGCAGACGCGGGTCGGAGTCGACCGGCGCCACGGCAGCGGCGGCAACTGGCGCCGCAAGGTCGACTACGGTGGCCGTCTTTTCACGATCTACAAGTTCCGCACGATGACGGACGGCAACTCGAGCGCCGAGGTCTGGGCGATGCCGGGTGACGACCGCGTCACGAAGGTTGGGCGCTTCCTTCGTACGTACCGTCTCGATGAGCTGCCGCAGCTGATCAATGTCCTCAAGGGCGACATGAACATCGTCGGTCCGCGTCCTGAACAGCCGCGGATCTTCCTGGAGCTGCGCGACGTGGTGGACCGCTACCACGAGCGGCAGCGTGTTCTCCCCGGGATCACCGGCTGGGCACAGATCAACCAGCCGTATGATCGCAATATCGACGACGTGCGGCAGAAGATCCGCTACGACCTGGAGTATGCGCGCAACGTCTCGGCCGTCCGCGATCTCAAGATCATGCTGAAGACGGTACCGGTGGTGCTGCTCGGCAAGGGCGGCTGGTGA
- a CDS encoding exosortase/archaeosortase family protein, translating into MNITTMERPPTAALAVGEEQRRGALVLLITGLAFLVLYWQPITTLGRDWWNDPDAGHGLLLGPLALFLAWKRGVAPNAARQPILGLTIIVGAVLLRYVSGLAAELFTMRMSLMAAVAGLIIMRYGFRQLLHWWLPVTLLLLSVPIPAVVMGTLALPLQLLASQMGAAMLEWRHIPVMLSGNVIHIPGQSLFVTEACSGLRSLTALLALGVLVGGLWLKYPVTRLLLLAITIPVAVMLNGVRVFLTGFLVYFVDPAFGQGFMHMTEGWVIFVLAFGILGATAWVMTQGETLWASLRRGGTA; encoded by the coding sequence GTGAATATCACCACGATGGAGCGTCCACCCACCGCCGCACTGGCGGTGGGTGAAGAACAGCGACGCGGCGCGCTGGTCCTGTTGATTACGGGGCTGGCGTTTCTCGTACTTTACTGGCAGCCCATCACGACGCTGGGGCGCGACTGGTGGAATGATCCCGACGCGGGTCACGGGCTTCTGCTCGGCCCGCTCGCGCTCTTCCTGGCGTGGAAGCGTGGCGTCGCGCCCAACGCCGCCCGGCAGCCGATCCTCGGCCTCACCATCATTGTTGGCGCCGTACTGCTCCGCTACGTATCCGGCCTCGCCGCGGAGCTGTTCACCATGCGCATGTCGCTCATGGCTGCCGTGGCCGGGCTCATTATCATGCGCTACGGCTTCCGTCAGCTGCTCCACTGGTGGCTGCCGGTCACGCTGCTGCTGCTTTCCGTGCCGATCCCCGCAGTCGTCATGGGTACGCTCGCGCTGCCGCTCCAGCTGCTCGCGTCGCAGATGGGCGCGGCGATGCTCGAATGGCGCCACATCCCGGTCATGCTCTCCGGCAATGTCATACACATCCCGGGACAGTCGTTGTTTGTTACGGAGGCCTGCAGCGGACTGCGCTCGCTGACGGCGCTGCTGGCGCTGGGCGTTCTGGTCGGCGGACTGTGGCTCAAGTATCCGGTGACGCGGCTGCTCCTGCTCGCCATCACCATCCCCGTGGCGGTGATGCTGAACGGCGTGCGTGTCTTCCTCACCGGTTTCCTCGTGTACTTCGTGGACCCGGCGTTCGGTCAGGGGTTCATGCACATGACCGAAGGCTGGGTCATCTTCGTGCTGGCGTTCGGGATCCTCGGCGCGACCGCCTGGGTCATGACGCAGGGCGAGACACTCTGGGCGTCGCTGCGGCGCGGAGGTACGGCATGA
- a CDS encoding EpsI family protein, with protein sequence MTRLMMWAPAAMFGVGALFTVGIDTQRVMPLRESLDTTVPTVMQGRVSRDVEVPEEEQRVAGMSNYLLRYYNMPQAANAPGYDYSVYVGYYESQRQGTSIHSPKNCLPGAGWEALQNGTHSIQTPAGRATVNRYLLKRGAQSALVLYWYQGRGRIEANEYRVKYDLLKDSVLRQRSDEALVRIVVPVQTTESDALEIATRVAAELAPAVDRALPQ encoded by the coding sequence ATGACGCGCCTGATGATGTGGGCTCCCGCCGCGATGTTCGGCGTCGGTGCACTGTTCACTGTCGGCATCGATACGCAGCGGGTCATGCCGTTGCGTGAATCGCTCGACACGACGGTGCCCACGGTGATGCAGGGTCGTGTGAGCCGCGATGTCGAAGTGCCGGAGGAGGAGCAGCGCGTTGCCGGCATGAGCAACTACCTGCTGCGCTACTACAACATGCCGCAGGCGGCGAACGCTCCGGGCTACGACTATTCGGTCTACGTGGGCTACTACGAGTCGCAGCGGCAGGGCACGTCGATCCATTCGCCGAAGAACTGTCTCCCGGGCGCCGGATGGGAAGCACTCCAGAATGGCACGCATTCCATTCAGACACCGGCCGGCCGGGCGACCGTGAACCGCTACCTGCTGAAGCGCGGGGCGCAGTCGGCGCTCGTCCTGTACTGGTATCAGGGCCGTGGCCGCATCGAGGCGAACGAGTACCGCGTGAAGTACGATCTGCTCAAGGACTCCGTCCTGCGGCAGCGCAGCGATGAGGCGCTCGTGCGGATCGTCGTCCCCGTCCAGACCACCGAGTCGGATGCTCTCGAGATCGCGACGCGCGTTGCGGCCGAGCTGGCGCCGGCCGTCGATCGGGCACTCCCGCAGTAG